From the Trifolium pratense cultivar HEN17-A07 linkage group LG4, ARS_RC_1.1, whole genome shotgun sequence genome, the window TGATTCCTGGTGCTACTTCCATCGGAATGAGAGTATGTGTTCATTTTGGTGGTTAAACTTTAAGAACACTTTTCGGTTATTTTTACGTGATGCAAATTTCTAAGAGTATTGTAATGCAGGGAGAATTTATGAGTTATTATTCATTTGTGTTGAGAGTTTTCAATGTTTGAACTGTATAATTCATAGGTGCAAGCTTACTTATATGATGGTTACTGGGAAGACATTGGTACCATTGAGGCTTTCTACAATGCAAATCTCGGAATCACCAAAAAGCCGGTGCCTGACTTCAGGTAAATAAATAAGCTATATTCTATATAAGCATTATATTGTCAATGTACTCAATGAGAGCATCTTGGTCATGATGTTTATGGATATTGATTGCAGTTTCTATGACCGTTCATCTCCAATTTACACGCAACCACGATATTTACCTCCATCTAAGATGCTTGATGCTGATATCACTGATAGTGTTATCGGGGAAGGATGTGTGATTAAGGTAAACTTCTTCTGAATCTGTTCGGCAAATGTGAGATTTATACTTTTCTCACCAAAGATGTCAAATAtgatttaatgaatttaattgtAAGAAACTTAACTTgcatttctttctctttttttggTTCCATAGAACTGCAAAATTTTCCATTCTGTGGTCGGGCTGCGGTCTTGCATATCAGAAGGTGCAATTATTGAAGACACTTTGTTGATGGGGGCAGATTATTACGAGGTAAAATGCAATTTAAATTACTTAATCGTATTTAACAGCTACTGTTTGAATTAAGAAAGTTGTTGTAATGCTTAGATGTAGTTCAATTCATTCATTTGCTTGTGAAAAAAGTTACAAGGATAGGATAATCCTAACtgcaaaattgatttttctGATTTCCAGACAGAATCTGATAAAAGGTTTTTGGCTGCTAAAGGCAGTGTTCCAATTGGTATTGGCAGAAATTCCCATATCAAAAGAGCAATTGTTGACAAAAATGCTAGAATTGGAGAAAATGTGAAGGTTATTAATTATCCAACTATATACACTTGCATTCATGTAAAAATGTAACTAGATCATACCTTTTAGAAATCTAACTTATGGTTTCAATTCTCAGATAATTAACACTGACAATGTTCAAGAAGCTGCAAGGGAAACCGAAGGTTATTTCATTAAAAGCGGGATCGTTACAGTAATCAAGGATGCGTTAATTCCTAGTGGAACTGTCATATAGAAGACTAATGCATGTTTGGTCTCGCGGTGATTTGGTAGAAATACAATGAGCCACTGTGATTTTGTAGAAACTACACTGTTATTTTGTCAAATCCAATGTAAGGGGTTTAATCTTTTGTTTCTTAATTGTGAGTCATACTTTGGAGTTCATCTTCAATGGCGAAAGGGTTTAAACAGTTCCGCTTCCACGTCTAAGATATGCTTTCATCTCTATGCTGcatgatatatttattttggCTAGTTGCTTGTAGATAAATAGCTGAAGAGAGACCCTCTTTTGAGTAATCAAATTGTATTTCTTACTGTAAAGTTCCTTAATCAATTGAATAAAAGTTGCTTTATTCTGCATTGTTAATATTTGTAATGCATGAGAGTCATCTAATGTAGCACTTGATTTAGTGAAGATTTCACACTTAGACAAGTAGGGTTCGAGACTCGAGAATAATTTTATGTTGCAACCTTagatgaaaagtaaaatatttccgatcaaaattgaaaacttgataaaaaattaagacGCCAAAGATGTTCATTTCCGATCAATAAATTATACAAGTTATACTCCCATCTACGCAGGTTATGTGGTTCAAATTGGAGGAAAATATAATGATATTGTAATGTAAAACCTATTGACAAAATCAGTTCTTGAATCTGATGCTTCGACTGATTTTATCATTAATTCCAGTGGATTCCCCGCCATAAGGTCCGGTTGGGATTCTGATACTCTGAACCTGTCCCTTGCGATTCTTAACAGCTTTTTGATGCTTTAGCTGTACAATTGAGTTAACAAAGAGAACGATAAATAGTAAAACAACAAATGCAACAGTTTAACATTTAAATTTGAGGAGTCTGTTAACTACAAAGAACAAGCGAATGTACCTTGTAATTCTTTCTAGGATTCCTTTTCGCCTTGTTGCGACTTCGAGTTAGTCCTCTATTTTTCAACATCTACAGCACATTGGTGGCCAAGTTAAGACTTAACAATTTCTAGAAACATATGAAACAATAGAGTGGAAACATGAGAGATCAAGTAAGAACCTGAGAATTGATTTGGCGCTTTCCATCCGCAGTCTCCTCTGGCCAAGAGACGCCAGCTGATTTCCTGCAAAATCAAAAGaatctttattttcatattgtaaaagattgaaaaactaaaattcCTTGTAGATGAGAAAAAATATCCAATCCAAAAGGGCGCCAAAACTTCACCTGGAATAGGTCTCGGCCTTTGCAGCAAGTTTTGCAGCTCGCAACTTTTCCACTTGTTTGTAAAAATCATTATCATCACTGTTGTTATCCTCAGTCGTAATTCCAGTACCAGCTAACACCCGACTCTCGTACTTCCTCCTTCGTTCACCAAAACCATCTCTTTGAGGCAAATCATCATCGCCAGAAACCGCCTTAGCACAAAAAGGAATCAACCAGGTGTCTCAGAAAACAACATCCAAAGCATATCCTACTAAGTGAAGTCGGCTATATAGATCAAAGGACGTTATAATAAATATTCTATCATATATCATATCCCTATTCAACTCATTAATctctagaaaataaaatatgtctataaaatctcaattttagTACCTTGAATTTCTTCTTATTAGCATTAATAAACTGTGAGACTGTACATGAGACAAGAACATTAGACAGTCTAGCTGGTCCCTTAACATccacaacatcatcatcaaaatcATCATAGGTTGCAAGTTGACTgtgaaatttataaattatcAGCAAGTTCCCAAATAGTGGAAACAGATAAAAGGTATACAAGATTAAAGTTTGAATATAATCAAATTAGCCAacgtttggtatcacggtggatATGATAGAATCCCAGTGATCCACcgtgatttttcaaaagctacaGAGTGTAGCTTCTTGAAATCACGGTGGATCACCGTAATTCTGGCGTATCCactgtgataccaaacataggcttaGTCTATAACTTTGTAGGACGTGCTCAAATCAAATAGGTCTTTTTGAGattattaatatttcaaaaaagtctGTTGAATTGATCGCTATATTTAACCATTTCTTGTCAATTAGGTTCTATACTTTTTTTAACTacttaatgttaattttttggtGTTAACTCTCTGCTTCTCATGGGAAGGGGACCCTAATAATTGTTTCTCCTAGGAATCGAACTCAAGTTCTTCCGAACAAATCATCATAGTGGGAGTTCATTAACTACTTAAGTTcagtgacttttttttttttttgtcatttagcCTAGTCGCTAGAaagataagtgagatgatcggggttcgaactccagtCCGCTGTGTATATACTACAATGTcctgccaattgagctaagctcagaGACAATTCAGTCACTTTTTGACTTAATGTTAATTTGATCGCTAAATTTAACAACTTACTATCTTCTTACATTTACAATTTAGTCACTAACATTACTATCGAATTCGGTATATGAGTAACACTAATACAAGTAAAATTTGACTGAGTCGGGATCacattttgaaatattcataatcTATGACATATTTGAGAGGTTCTACAAAGTCGGAGACGAATTTAGTAGTTTATTTGTGAAAAAGCTATACCTAGTAACTAGTCTGGGACGTTTTAGAGAATTACTTGCCATTGGAAGCTCTAACTTTTACAATGTCCAAACTCTGCCATGTTAAGGTGCAAAAGTCAAATTAGTAAAACTATTAAAaagcaaataataaaaaaaaaaataaaaatcaaagatTAAACAAAAGTTAGAGATATATAAGCCAAGATTAAGAAGTGATTACTACCAATGTTTCTTCTTGTGATTCAGCAGAAAGAAGAACGCTATAAACAACGCAGTGACGAATGAATATGGATTATCGAGTGCGGTGGTGGATTGTGAAATTCAGTAATAGATAGATAATTAAGTTTCAGGTTAATTATGGGCTTTGGCccaaaacaaatatgataaaaaaaaaattcatgagaATTTCTTTTAGCGCCCTCACTCTTTCTGTGCACCCtgcttgtttttaattttaccTTTCTACTAGCGGAAGTTATCAAAAgagaaattttgaaaacaaCCGTCAGCTACTTAACTAGTGGAACAGTCAATGGTCAAGTGTAAAGAACAAATTTTCAATattcagttaaaaaaaaattgttcatgtTTTGGACTTTCggccaaagaataaaataaataaagaaaa encodes:
- the LOC123919834 gene encoding something about silencing protein 10-like, yielding MASNSLKRPRLVTSQLATYDDFDDDVVDVKGPARLSNVLVSCTVSQFINANKKKFKAVSGDDDLPQRDGFGERRRKYESRVLAGTGITTEDNNSDDNDFYKQVEKLRAAKLAAKAETYSRKSAGVSWPEETADGKRQINSQMLKNRGLTRSRNKAKRNPRKNYKLKHQKAVKNRKGQVQSIRIPTGPYGGESTGINDKISRSIRFKN